A genome region from Mycobacterium florentinum includes the following:
- a CDS encoding thiolase C-terminal domain-containing protein — MSGDATVVAATVNHQQWIPELTEPYVVAVVSLDDAAHLRLATNIVDCAPNEVRIGMRVRVQFRRLDDVWIPVFGPTRDAPSAATIDEPMTLRPPTPSRRRFEHEVAITGLGKSEFARHAESPAADLVLSACRAAIGDAGLEPADIDGISAYPGRADLAAVEIGKLAGELGIDQAWHDGAHEVAGQTGAVIAGMLSVAAGFCRHVLCWTAVTTHTRPGLYTCSDTGRVSGEPQWYEPFGALSPANWIALAASQYQHRYGVSRQALGWVAISARRHAARNPDALYRSPLSMSDYLAARPISTPFGLYDCDVPCDGAIAVVVSSAATAADLRHPVVGVDAVGTRITEEQSWISGTLTHQPNLFGPAEHLWSRASVGRDDVDFANLYDGFTFNVLSWLEALGFCGLGEAGDFVLGGTRIGPGGLLPVNPHGGQLTAGRSNGFGQLHEAVVQLRGDAGARQIDRAQVGLVTSGGGIPANCMLLTRAS, encoded by the coding sequence GTGTCAGGCGATGCGACGGTGGTGGCCGCGACGGTGAACCACCAGCAGTGGATTCCGGAACTCACCGAGCCTTATGTGGTGGCCGTAGTGTCGCTTGACGACGCTGCACATCTGCGGCTCGCGACCAACATCGTTGACTGCGCGCCCAACGAGGTGCGGATCGGGATGCGGGTACGTGTGCAGTTCCGCCGACTCGACGACGTCTGGATTCCGGTATTCGGACCCACTCGCGACGCGCCGTCTGCAGCGACCATCGACGAACCGATGACACTGAGGCCACCGACGCCGTCGCGCCGACGTTTCGAACACGAGGTTGCGATCACCGGCCTGGGCAAGTCAGAGTTTGCTCGCCACGCAGAGAGCCCGGCAGCTGACTTGGTGTTGTCTGCGTGCCGCGCCGCGATCGGCGATGCCGGGTTGGAACCCGCTGACATCGACGGGATCTCGGCATATCCCGGGCGAGCCGATTTGGCAGCCGTTGAGATCGGAAAGCTGGCTGGAGAGCTCGGTATCGATCAGGCCTGGCACGACGGGGCGCACGAGGTTGCGGGGCAGACCGGCGCGGTGATCGCAGGGATGTTGAGTGTGGCCGCCGGCTTCTGTCGTCATGTCCTGTGCTGGACCGCGGTGACCACGCACACGCGTCCTGGCCTGTACACCTGTAGCGATACCGGACGGGTGAGCGGAGAACCGCAGTGGTACGAGCCGTTTGGCGCGTTATCCCCAGCGAACTGGATCGCTTTGGCAGCGTCGCAATACCAGCACAGGTACGGAGTTTCACGCCAAGCGCTGGGGTGGGTCGCGATCTCGGCCCGACGGCACGCCGCACGCAACCCGGATGCGCTGTATAGATCTCCGCTAAGTATGAGTGATTACCTTGCAGCACGCCCTATTTCGACTCCGTTCGGTCTATATGACTGCGACGTGCCGTGCGACGGCGCGATCGCCGTGGTGGTGTCCAGCGCCGCCACCGCAGCAGATCTGCGACACCCAGTGGTCGGTGTCGACGCCGTCGGCACCCGGATTACCGAGGAACAGTCGTGGATCAGCGGGACATTGACCCACCAACCGAACCTGTTTGGGCCAGCCGAGCATCTGTGGAGCCGGGCCAGCGTGGGACGAGACGATGTCGACTTCGCCAACCTTTACGACGGCTTCACGTTCAACGTGCTCTCCTGGTTGGAGGCGCTTGGGTTCTGCGGACTTGGCGAGGCCGGCGACTTCGTCTTGGGCGGAACCCGAATCGGACCTGGGGGACTGTTACCGGTCAACCCGCACGGCGGTCAGCTGACCGCCGGACGAAGCAACGGCTTCGGCCAGCTTCACGAGGCTGTTGTCCAGCTTCGTGGGGACGCCGGCGCCCGTCAGATCGATCGCGCGCAGGTAGGGCTGGTGACCAGCGGTGGGGGAATACCCGCGAATTGCATGCTACTAACCCGGGCGAGCTGA
- a CDS encoding mycofactocin-coupled SDR family oxidoreductase, giving the protein MTDLSGKVAFVTGAARGQGRSHAVGLAAGGADVVVLDICSQIDTVGYPMSSRADLVETVERIERLGVRALPVEGDVRSLSTMLAAVDHCIAELGRLDIVVANAGIMATVGEHGDDDQAFYDSVDVMLNGVWHTLRATAPALVDGGEGGSIIITSSTAGMRGLHTHLEAGSAGYVAAKHGVVGLMRMYANILAPHSIRVNTVHPTGVDTPMVRNSAFQSFTAEHPDLVGQLRNALPKPLLDAADITDAVVWLASDRSRYVTGVELPVDAGFLVRT; this is encoded by the coding sequence GTGACAGATCTGTCGGGCAAGGTCGCGTTCGTGACGGGGGCCGCGCGGGGACAGGGTCGCTCACACGCCGTCGGCCTTGCTGCGGGTGGGGCGGACGTCGTCGTGTTGGACATCTGCTCGCAGATCGACACGGTCGGCTATCCCATGTCTTCGCGCGCGGACCTCGTCGAAACTGTCGAGCGCATCGAGCGTCTAGGTGTCCGGGCGTTGCCTGTCGAGGGCGATGTGCGCAGTCTCTCGACAATGCTTGCGGCGGTTGATCATTGCATCGCCGAACTGGGCAGGCTGGACATCGTGGTGGCGAATGCCGGCATTATGGCGACAGTCGGCGAACACGGCGACGACGATCAAGCGTTCTACGACTCCGTCGACGTGATGTTGAACGGTGTCTGGCACACCTTGCGCGCTACCGCACCTGCCCTCGTTGACGGAGGTGAAGGCGGGTCGATCATCATCACGAGTTCGACAGCCGGCATGCGGGGCTTGCACACCCATCTCGAGGCGGGATCGGCCGGCTACGTAGCGGCCAAACATGGAGTCGTCGGCTTGATGCGCATGTACGCCAATATTCTCGCGCCACATAGCATCCGAGTTAATACCGTGCACCCGACCGGGGTCGATACTCCAATGGTTCGCAACTCCGCGTTCCAAAGCTTCACCGCAGAGCACCCCGATCTCGTCGGCCAACTGCGCAATGCGCTACCCAAGCCCCTGCTGGACGCTGCAGACATCACCGATGCCGTCGTGTGGCTCGCCTCGGACAGATCGCGCTATGTTACCGGGGTGGAGCTGCCCGTCGACGCAGGGTTCCTGGTTCGCACGTGA
- a CDS encoding cytochrome P450 gives MTASLSDVNILSPDAVSDPYSYFAPLRDTRPVFWDARYKSWLLTSHDVVSRALRDDHFSSNRIVPFIDNKLTGPDADPLILQAFTVLKDWMVFQDEPGHARLRGLVRTAFTPRAIAKMEEGVRKLSEQLLAAIDYGSEFDLIEHFAYPLPAMVIAEMLGVPLKDRGMFRRWAEDIGPLVSGGLDDPDRYQRAAGAMAELVEFFADMLRHYRAQPADNLITALIRARDANDSLTEAEVIATCTLLMFGGHETTANLIANSVLALIRHPDEMDAFCEGLITPADAVEEFLRYDGPGKAVVRLVGEEVEYGGEVLRPGQRVFIVLAAANHDPAVFGDPDALRLRRNAKQHLSFGFGSHFCLGAPLARLEGRIALPLLANALRRFELADRELKWQPVFLTRGLQELWIKPGRGAV, from the coding sequence ATGACAGCGTCACTATCTGATGTCAACATTCTCAGTCCGGACGCGGTAAGCGATCCGTACTCGTATTTCGCACCCTTGCGTGATACGCGTCCGGTGTTCTGGGATGCCCGCTACAAGTCGTGGCTTCTCACCAGCCACGACGTAGTGTCGAGAGCTCTTAGAGACGACCACTTTTCGTCGAACCGAATTGTGCCGTTCATCGACAACAAGCTCACTGGGCCCGATGCTGACCCGCTGATTCTTCAGGCGTTCACAGTTCTGAAGGACTGGATGGTGTTCCAGGACGAGCCAGGCCACGCGCGGTTACGCGGCCTGGTGCGAACGGCTTTCACGCCGCGGGCGATCGCGAAGATGGAAGAGGGCGTGCGAAAGCTGTCCGAGCAACTTCTCGCCGCCATCGACTACGGTTCGGAGTTCGACCTCATCGAACACTTTGCCTATCCGCTGCCGGCCATGGTGATCGCCGAAATGCTCGGCGTACCACTAAAGGACCGAGGTATGTTCCGCCGATGGGCGGAGGACATCGGGCCGCTGGTTTCGGGCGGCCTCGACGACCCGGACCGCTATCAGCGTGCCGCGGGCGCAATGGCGGAACTGGTTGAGTTCTTCGCCGACATGTTGCGTCATTACCGCGCGCAACCTGCCGACAATCTGATCACCGCGCTCATCCGCGCCCGCGACGCCAATGACAGCCTGACTGAGGCAGAGGTCATCGCGACCTGCACGCTGTTGATGTTTGGCGGACACGAGACTACGGCCAACCTGATCGCGAATTCCGTCCTCGCACTGATCCGTCATCCCGACGAGATGGACGCATTCTGTGAGGGTTTGATCACCCCCGCTGATGCGGTGGAAGAGTTTCTCCGTTATGACGGACCGGGCAAGGCCGTCGTGCGGCTGGTCGGTGAGGAGGTCGAGTACGGCGGTGAGGTGCTGCGTCCTGGTCAACGCGTGTTCATAGTGCTGGCCGCGGCCAATCACGACCCCGCGGTGTTCGGCGATCCGGACGCTCTGCGCCTGCGCCGAAACGCCAAACAGCACTTGTCATTCGGATTCGGCTCACACTTTTGTCTGGGCGCCCCCTTGGCCCGACTGGAAGGCCGGATTGCGTTGCCATTGCTGGCCAACGCACTTCGTCGATTTGAGCTCGCCGACCGGGAGCTGAAGTGGCAACCTGTTTTCCTGACCCGGGGCCTGCAGGAGCTTTGGATCAAACCCGGTCGGGGAGCGGTGTGA
- a CDS encoding phosphotransferase family protein, producing the protein MTTTVCGSVSRTYETELAGALKDYVRSRLGRSVEIAGLRKLSGGTSHETWAFDMHDTRASEVRHLVLRRDVEGGMLDGDLGTEFDLLTALTRSGFPVPRPWWCEAQASPLTTPFMIMERVDGTDIRKYLAAHPKTDRGWLGTELVTLQSRLHRLDCRQLPLPAGSHAGAVAELDKWTRAIDATDIDPGPLINAATSWLSRNLPHTPRLTLVHGDFKSNNLVFGVDGTVTVLDWELAHIGDPLEDIAWTLLWTTRFDLVGGLLTAADYQEAYEKATNVTVDPAALLFWRILALVKLAAIFLTGVSRGSATSPTLALMGRGVYRLEADLADLLELSLDEAQHR; encoded by the coding sequence ATGACCACCACGGTGTGCGGGTCGGTATCGCGGACCTACGAGACTGAACTTGCCGGTGCGCTAAAGGATTACGTCCGCAGCCGGCTGGGTCGCAGCGTCGAGATCGCCGGTCTGCGCAAGCTCTCCGGCGGCACCTCACACGAAACTTGGGCGTTCGACATGCACGACACCAGGGCCAGCGAAGTGCGCCATCTGGTTCTGCGCCGAGACGTCGAAGGTGGAATGCTTGACGGGGACCTCGGCACCGAATTTGACTTGCTCACAGCGTTGACCAGATCCGGGTTTCCCGTCCCGCGGCCGTGGTGGTGTGAGGCCCAGGCGTCCCCACTGACGACACCATTCATGATCATGGAACGGGTTGACGGCACCGACATCCGCAAATACCTGGCCGCTCACCCCAAAACTGACCGTGGATGGCTTGGCACCGAACTCGTCACGTTGCAGAGCCGGCTTCACCGACTTGATTGCCGCCAGCTACCGCTGCCGGCCGGTTCGCACGCCGGGGCCGTCGCCGAACTAGATAAATGGACCAGGGCGATCGACGCCACCGATATCGACCCCGGACCGCTGATCAACGCTGCGACGTCGTGGCTGAGCCGAAACCTGCCGCACACACCACGGCTGACGTTGGTGCACGGCGATTTCAAGTCGAACAACCTGGTGTTCGGGGTGGACGGCACTGTCACCGTGCTCGACTGGGAACTGGCGCATATCGGTGATCCGTTGGAGGACATCGCCTGGACGTTGTTGTGGACAACCCGCTTCGACCTCGTGGGCGGACTGCTCACGGCAGCCGACTACCAGGAAGCCTACGAGAAAGCCACCAACGTCACAGTGGATCCGGCGGCGCTGCTGTTCTGGCGGATCCTGGCACTCGTCAAACTCGCCGCGATCTTCCTGACCGGCGTCTCCCGCGGTTCAGCGACCAGCCCAACGCTGGCGCTGATGGGTCGTGGGGTCTACCGCCTCGAAGCCGATCTCGCCGATTTACTAGAACTGTCGCTGGACGAGGCGCAACACCGATGA
- a CDS encoding LLM class flavin-dependent oxidoreductase, whose protein sequence is MHFGVLLLLANASSGKTDPELWKEEMELGVRLEDLGYDSVWVPEHHFDRPYCISPDPLQALTYLAAKTSTIKLGTGAIILPWWKGQTDPIRLAERISMLDALSDGRLLLGLGRGLARDEYEGFGVEMSESRERFFEAATMILDGLENGYIDHDGKYYKQIRRDVFPKPERGFRDRIYNIAMSPESTLACGDFGGTMMCFNYQHEIDKQAEQFETWRARFREKQGSEPPPPVLLDFAYCHEDAEIADRTMRNHLAPFYSAMVDHYEFDGLHFGKSKGYESYQEGATLLLESGREAGFEKFYGLQWKGTPEAMIEQMRRRIALIGEFKQMLLVSYGGLPLETVQRSLKLIADEVIPEVNKIAAEAARARTEAPVGA, encoded by the coding sequence ATGCACTTTGGCGTGCTGTTGCTCCTGGCAAATGCCAGCTCCGGAAAGACAGACCCCGAACTGTGGAAGGAGGAGATGGAACTGGGCGTGCGCCTCGAGGACCTCGGTTACGACTCGGTATGGGTCCCCGAGCATCACTTCGACCGGCCTTACTGCATCTCTCCCGACCCGCTTCAGGCGCTGACGTACCTGGCGGCGAAGACGTCGACAATCAAACTAGGTACCGGCGCCATCATCCTGCCTTGGTGGAAGGGCCAGACCGATCCGATCCGGCTAGCGGAGCGGATATCGATGCTCGACGCGCTCTCGGACGGCCGACTTCTACTTGGCCTCGGCCGCGGTCTCGCCCGCGATGAGTATGAGGGCTTCGGCGTGGAGATGTCCGAATCCCGCGAGCGGTTTTTCGAGGCTGCGACCATGATTCTCGACGGGCTGGAAAACGGTTATATCGACCATGATGGCAAGTACTACAAGCAGATTCGTCGTGACGTATTCCCCAAACCTGAGCGGGGTTTCCGGGACCGGATTTACAACATCGCGATGTCCCCCGAATCGACCCTGGCTTGCGGCGACTTCGGCGGCACGATGATGTGTTTCAACTACCAACATGAGATCGACAAGCAGGCCGAGCAGTTCGAGACCTGGCGCGCGCGCTTCCGCGAGAAGCAAGGCAGCGAGCCGCCACCACCGGTCCTGCTCGACTTCGCCTACTGCCACGAAGACGCTGAGATCGCGGATCGGACTATGCGAAATCATCTGGCGCCGTTCTACTCGGCGATGGTCGACCACTACGAGTTCGACGGACTGCACTTCGGCAAGAGCAAGGGGTACGAGTCCTACCAGGAGGGCGCGACGCTGTTGCTCGAATCCGGGCGCGAGGCCGGATTCGAGAAGTTCTACGGCCTCCAGTGGAAGGGCACGCCCGAGGCGATGATCGAGCAGATGCGTAGGCGCATCGCACTCATCGGGGAGTTCAAGCAGATGCTGCTCGTTTCCTACGGTGGCCTTCCGTTGGAAACCGTCCAACGGAGTCTGAAGCTGATCGCCGACGAGGTCATTCCCGAGGTGAACAAGATCGCCGCGGAGGCCGCGAGGGCCCGGACTGAAGCGCCCGTCGGGGCGTAG
- a CDS encoding phenylacetate--CoA ligase family protein, with the protein MTGHGHVRDEASRYWNPERELRDPKERNEAALAQLVIQLERCYRLPFYRKLWDSHGFRPEQVRGFDDFTKRCPVVTKKLLIADQVENPPFGSYLGVPPTEICRIHGSSGTSGTPTIYGVSQADWDSAREIFALTHWAAGVRPSDIVHFAFPFGMFFGGWAMLYAAQSVGAAVFPMGAADTRRHVEMIYKLGCTVIEGTPSYLLHMGEVAREMGYDPAASPLRVFLSGGEPGGSIPSTRKLLLDTWGLQTVCDAGSSSEMFPFVSNAECAEMTGMHVYNDEVWTEIVDPDDPHKSAAEGEVGNLVYTHLRRESQPMIRFAANDRSFMTSEPCACGRTYPRLPLGLLGRADDMLVIRGANIFPSAVEHALRNVDGLGVEFRIRVTSRGRLDEIIVESEIDPEFSQTEQSLADLRHRAEEELKYRCLIRIPVKLVESGTFLRANGKARRVIDERELVNS; encoded by the coding sequence ATGACCGGACACGGACACGTGCGCGACGAGGCCTCACGCTATTGGAATCCCGAACGCGAACTTCGCGATCCCAAAGAGCGCAACGAGGCAGCACTAGCACAACTCGTCATCCAGCTCGAGCGATGCTACCGGCTGCCGTTCTACCGAAAGCTATGGGATTCCCATGGCTTTCGGCCAGAACAGGTTCGTGGCTTCGACGACTTCACCAAGCGCTGCCCTGTGGTGACCAAGAAGTTGCTGATCGCTGATCAGGTCGAAAACCCGCCGTTCGGTTCGTATCTGGGCGTCCCGCCAACGGAGATATGTCGCATCCACGGATCCAGCGGTACCTCGGGCACACCCACGATATACGGCGTCTCACAAGCGGACTGGGATAGCGCGCGGGAGATATTTGCACTCACGCACTGGGCGGCGGGTGTAAGGCCCTCCGACATCGTTCATTTCGCGTTCCCATTCGGGATGTTCTTCGGAGGCTGGGCCATGCTCTATGCGGCGCAGTCCGTCGGTGCGGCCGTTTTTCCAATGGGCGCTGCGGATACCCGCCGGCACGTTGAGATGATCTACAAACTCGGTTGCACAGTCATTGAGGGCACGCCGTCGTATCTGCTGCACATGGGCGAGGTGGCCCGGGAGATGGGATACGATCCGGCCGCTTCGCCGCTGCGGGTCTTTCTCAGCGGCGGCGAGCCGGGTGGGTCCATCCCGTCTACGCGCAAACTGCTACTGGATACGTGGGGTCTGCAGACAGTCTGTGACGCGGGCTCATCCTCAGAGATGTTCCCGTTCGTCAGCAACGCTGAATGCGCGGAAATGACTGGGATGCATGTGTATAACGACGAGGTCTGGACCGAGATTGTTGATCCGGACGATCCACACAAATCGGCGGCGGAGGGGGAGGTCGGCAACCTCGTCTACACGCATTTGCGACGGGAGTCGCAGCCGATGATCCGGTTCGCGGCGAACGACCGTAGCTTTATGACTTCCGAGCCGTGTGCCTGCGGAAGGACATACCCGCGGTTGCCGTTGGGGCTGCTCGGTAGAGCGGACGACATGCTTGTGATACGCGGTGCGAACATCTTCCCGTCCGCGGTGGAACACGCGCTACGCAACGTTGACGGGCTCGGCGTCGAGTTCCGGATACGAGTCACCAGCAGGGGCCGACTCGACGAGATCATCGTGGAAAGCGAGATCGATCCGGAGTTCTCGCAAACCGAACAAAGCCTCGCCGACTTGCGACACAGGGCGGAGGAAGAGCTCAAATACCGGTGCCTGATTCGCATTCCGGTCAAGTTGGTTGAGTCGGGAACATTCCTGCGAGCCAATGGCAAGGCTCGGCGCGTCATCGATGAGCGAGAGCTGGTGAATAGTTAG